The Engystomops pustulosus chromosome 4, aEngPut4.maternal, whole genome shotgun sequence genome contains a region encoding:
- the CDPF1 gene encoding cysteine-rich DPF motif domain-containing protein 1 isoform X1 produces MHRGARLRGCTHLTVPQTHRCHADPYSLVLTLHPSCCTEVLPTCRRSSDTRKRQEEEEGEPLKRKRSTQQAMDIDESQNPKGLFECKLCGLAVPYTYFGQKPPNTQSIVLLEECYVMRDPFLPDKDKFLILGSPCSLCGRVVCVGADCSLFYSKRFCLPCVTKNVDSFPTEIQQDLDKRKAQAK; encoded by the exons ATGCACAGAGGTGCCAGGCTGCGGGGGTGCACTCACCTTACAGTCCCTCAGACACACAGGTGCCATGCTGATCCCTACTCACTAGTGCTGACACTACACCccagctgctgcactgaagtcctccCCACCTGTAGGAGGAGCTCTGACACcaggaagaggcaggaggaggaggagggggagcccTTAAAGAGGAAGCGGAGCACCCAGCAGGCT ATGGATATCGATGAATCCCAAAATCCGAAAGGCTTATTTGAGTGTAAGCTCTGCGGGTTAGCCGTCCCTTATACTTACTTTGGACAGAAACCTCCAAATACACAATCCATTGT CCTCCTGGAGGAATGTTATGTGATGAGGGATCCCTTCCTCCCGGATAAAGACAAGTTCCTGATCCTGgggtccccctgcagcctgtgtgggcgGGTTGTCTGCGTCGGAGCG GATTGCAGCCTCTTCTACTCCAAGAGATTCTGCCTCCCCTGCGTCACCAAGAACGTAGACTCCTTCCCTACGGAGATTCAGCAGGACTTGGATAAGAGGAAGGCGCAGGCTAAGTGA
- the CDPF1 gene encoding cysteine-rich DPF motif domain-containing protein 1 isoform X2 — MDIDESQNPKGLFECKLCGLAVPYTYFGQKPPNTQSIVLLEECYVMRDPFLPDKDKFLILGSPCSLCGRVVCVGADCSLFYSKRFCLPCVTKNVDSFPTEIQQDLDKRKAQAK, encoded by the exons ATGGATATCGATGAATCCCAAAATCCGAAAGGCTTATTTGAGTGTAAGCTCTGCGGGTTAGCCGTCCCTTATACTTACTTTGGACAGAAACCTCCAAATACACAATCCATTGT CCTCCTGGAGGAATGTTATGTGATGAGGGATCCCTTCCTCCCGGATAAAGACAAGTTCCTGATCCTGgggtccccctgcagcctgtgtgggcgGGTTGTCTGCGTCGGAGCG GATTGCAGCCTCTTCTACTCCAAGAGATTCTGCCTCCCCTGCGTCACCAAGAACGTAGACTCCTTCCCTACGGAGATTCAGCAGGACTTGGATAAGAGGAAGGCGCAGGCTAAGTGA